In one window of bacterium DNA:
- a CDS encoding response regulator → MIASLKILIVEDSASDYELIRYELSRGGIVYEDVRVETEEQFLTQLSTFDPDIILSDYTLPDFDGMKALRLVQQNNCHKPFIVVTGSINEETAVACMKAGAADYLIKDRLDRLPLSVHNAIERSSIERDKRNTEEQLRQHTEQLRKLHAYLQTAIEKERMAIAREIHDQIGQALTGLKMDISWLERHPSDSSISIKLQSMSELVDETITLTRKISSDLRPAVLDNIGLSAAIEWQTEEFRKRAGIPCDLILPNKSFPIDSNQSTAVFRIYQEILTNIIRHAGATKIKTCLQANQSFLKLTVTDNGRGIARDELHSASALGLAGMRERAVIVGGKLDITGSSAGTIITLTIPMEVSE, encoded by the coding sequence ATGATTGCGTCATTAAAAATTCTCATCGTCGAAGATTCGGCATCCGATTACGAATTAATCCGATATGAACTTTCCCGGGGTGGAATAGTATATGAAGACGTACGAGTAGAAACTGAAGAGCAGTTTCTTACCCAGCTATCAACATTCGACCCGGATATCATTTTATCGGATTATACATTGCCCGATTTCGATGGCATGAAAGCGCTTCGACTCGTTCAGCAAAATAATTGTCACAAACCTTTCATTGTTGTCACCGGATCAATCAATGAAGAAACAGCCGTTGCATGTATGAAAGCCGGCGCAGCTGACTATCTAATCAAAGACCGACTCGACCGGCTTCCGCTATCCGTTCATAACGCGATTGAACGTTCATCTATTGAAAGGGATAAACGAAATACTGAAGAACAATTACGGCAACATACCGAACAATTACGGAAGTTGCATGCTTATCTCCAAACAGCCATCGAAAAAGAACGTATGGCAATTGCTCGCGAAATCCACGATCAGATTGGCCAGGCATTGACCGGGTTGAAAATGGATATTTCATGGCTCGAAAGACATCCATCGGATAGTTCTATCTCCATAAAGCTGCAATCAATGTCAGAATTGGTCGATGAAACTATTACGCTCACGAGGAAAATTTCATCCGATTTACGGCCTGCAGTACTGGACAATATTGGTTTATCAGCAGCTATTGAATGGCAAACTGAAGAATTTCGAAAACGAGCCGGCATCCCCTGTGACCTCATTCTTCCGAACAAAAGCTTTCCGATCGACAGTAATCAATCAACGGCCGTGTTTCGAATTTATCAGGAAATATTGACGAATATCATCCGGCATGCGGGCGCAACGAAAATAAAAACATGTCTTCAAGCTAACCAGTCTTTTCTGAAATTAACGGTTACCGATAATGGCCGAGGCATTGCCCGCGACGAATTACACAGTGCGTCTGCGCTTGGGTTGGCCGGAATGCGTGAACGTGCCGTAATCGTTGGTGGAAAATTGGATATAACAGGAAGCAGTGCCGGTACAATTATCACTTTGACAATTCCAATGGAGGTTTCAGAATGA
- a CDS encoding PAS domain S-box protein — MNTSVRILILEDFPSDLELVKYQLKKSDLSLTIHAVDNRGDFERELTDFSPDLILSDYNLPQFTALDALKRLKERQLATPLILVTGTQSDEIAVECLKAGAEDYILKNNLTRLNSAIHNVLQKRDTHREKEAALTALKESETRYRNLFENSTDMVYTLDTKGCATSLNPAFKTITGFEPQEWIGKHFSEIIHRSDFEYLRELFKSVMTGTTVPPSEIRLLQKDGHYTFVEFTAVPLYELGEINGVLGIVRDISGRKHAEEQIREQADLLNLTRDIIILKRLEGEILFWNQAAEKVLGWTTKEVLGKSVFQLQLRGKERFHQNVYKELLEKSHWQGEVKLLTKSGNEILVDSRWTLIKDGNRNHHTILTVNTDVTEQRKLEAQFYRAQRLESIGTLASGIAHDLNNMLMPIMLAAHILSKKAVDDEGHNLLQTIQSSAEQGANLIKQVLSFGRGMEGERTLVQLRYLIKDVYKILEKTFPKNIDVQIIEPKELALVNANSTQLHQVLMNLCVNARDAMPNGGTLTIETTELFIDEHYAQIHIDAKSGSYVIIRVTDSGTGIPDSIKEKIFDPFFTTKEPGQGTGLGLATVFNIVKGHGGFITLISEHGQGTTFKIYIPSVAAENEKQATDTQLKWPAGHGEWLLVVEDNASVREITRTTLESYGYHVLTANDGAEAVGLFAQNRSMIKAVILDMSMPIMDGPSTIRALKKIDPDIAIIGVSGLQASRSLDKNLATELFAFIQKPYTTLTLLTTLNDLLNKNPKNPNSI, encoded by the coding sequence ATGAATACATCGGTTCGTATTTTGATTCTTGAAGATTTTCCGTCTGATCTTGAGTTAGTTAAATACCAATTAAAAAAATCGGACCTGTCACTCACGATCCATGCGGTCGACAATCGTGGCGACTTCGAGCGCGAACTGACTGACTTCTCACCCGACCTGATTCTATCAGACTATAACTTGCCCCAATTTACAGCACTCGATGCTTTGAAACGCCTGAAAGAACGACAACTCGCTACGCCATTAATACTCGTCACCGGAACGCAGAGCGATGAGATCGCTGTCGAATGCCTCAAAGCAGGAGCCGAAGATTACATTCTAAAAAATAATCTGACTCGCCTTAATAGTGCCATTCACAATGTTCTGCAAAAACGTGATACGCATCGTGAAAAAGAAGCTGCGCTTACGGCATTGAAAGAAAGCGAAACCCGCTATCGCAATTTGTTTGAAAATTCCACCGATATGGTCTACACGCTCGATACAAAAGGCTGCGCTACTTCGCTTAACCCGGCTTTCAAAACGATCACGGGATTTGAACCGCAGGAATGGATCGGAAAACATTTTTCAGAAATCATTCATCGCTCGGATTTTGAATATTTGCGTGAACTATTTAAAAGCGTCATGACTGGAACGACTGTTCCCCCGTCGGAAATACGCCTCTTACAAAAAGACGGTCATTATACTTTTGTAGAATTTACAGCCGTTCCATTGTACGAACTTGGTGAAATTAACGGTGTTTTAGGGATCGTACGTGACATTAGTGGTAGAAAACACGCTGAAGAACAAATTCGCGAACAGGCAGACTTGCTGAACTTAACTCGAGACATCATCATATTAAAGCGCCTTGAAGGTGAAATTCTTTTTTGGAATCAGGCCGCTGAAAAAGTACTTGGCTGGACAACTAAAGAGGTCTTAGGCAAAAGCGTCTTTCAATTGCAATTGCGCGGGAAAGAGCGATTTCACCAAAATGTATATAAAGAGCTTCTCGAAAAAAGCCATTGGCAAGGAGAAGTCAAGTTATTGACAAAATCCGGAAACGAGATCCTGGTTGACAGCCGTTGGACACTAATTAAAGACGGTAATCGTAATCACCATACTATTCTAACTGTGAATACAGATGTGACGGAGCAAAGGAAACTTGAAGCCCAATTCTATCGCGCCCAGCGATTGGAAAGTATCGGAACGCTCGCCAGCGGCATCGCGCACGACCTTAATAACATGCTGATGCCGATTATGCTTGCAGCGCACATCCTCAGTAAAAAAGCCGTCGACGATGAAGGACACAATTTATTACAAACAATCCAATCCAGTGCGGAACAAGGCGCTAATTTAATTAAACAGGTACTCTCTTTTGGGCGCGGTATGGAGGGTGAACGCACACTGGTGCAATTGCGATATTTGATCAAAGACGTTTATAAAATTCTGGAGAAAACATTTCCAAAAAATATCGATGTACAAATTATCGAACCTAAAGAACTTGCACTTGTTAATGCCAACTCCACCCAGTTACACCAGGTCTTGATGAATTTATGCGTCAATGCTCGCGACGCGATGCCTAATGGTGGAACACTCACCATCGAAACCACTGAATTATTTATTGATGAGCATTACGCGCAGATCCATATCGATGCCAAAAGCGGATCGTACGTCATTATCCGTGTAACGGATTCCGGCACCGGTATTCCCGATTCGATCAAAGAAAAAATCTTTGATCCTTTTTTTACAACTAAAGAACCCGGGCAGGGCACCGGTCTTGGATTGGCTACGGTATTCAACATCGTCAAAGGACATGGCGGATTTATTACACTCATCTCCGAGCACGGTCAAGGTACAACTTTCAAGATTTATATTCCGTCTGTTGCAGCTGAAAACGAAAAACAAGCGACAGATACTCAGTTAAAATGGCCGGCCGGGCATGGTGAATGGCTGCTGGTTGTCGAAGACAATGCATCCGTTCGGGAGATTACACGTACGACGCTCGAGAGTTACGGTTATCATGTGTTAACGGCCAACGACGGAGCTGAAGCCGTCGGCCTTTTCGCACAAAACCGTTCTATGATCAAAGCAGTCATCCTCGACATGTCCATGCCGATCATGGACGGCCCTTCGACAATTCGAGCATTAAAAAAAATTGACCCTGATATTGCCATTATTGGCGTAAGCGGATTACAGGCATCGCGTTCGTTGGACAAAAATCTCGCAACGGAATTGTTTGCATTCATACAAAAACCTTATACGACTTTGACGTTGCTGACAACATTGAATGATTTGCTTAATAAAAATCCTAAGAACCCGAATTCAATATAG
- a CDS encoding response regulator has translation MDTFNGVEILLVEDNPHDQELTLRALKKQHLANHIHIANDGIEALDYIFSTGPHAGKPINHGLKVILLDLKLPKVDGIEVLRAVKADERTKKTPVVVMTSSKEERDIVETYRLGVNSYIVKPVDFEKFMKSVADIGLYWLLLNQVRP, from the coding sequence ATGGATACTTTCAATGGAGTTGAAATTCTACTGGTTGAAGACAATCCTCATGATCAGGAACTTACTTTGCGTGCACTCAAAAAGCAGCATCTGGCCAATCACATTCACATTGCCAATGACGGAATTGAAGCTTTGGATTATATTTTCAGTACCGGCCCTCATGCGGGTAAACCGATTAATCATGGTTTAAAAGTCATTTTGCTGGATCTCAAACTCCCGAAAGTAGATGGCATCGAAGTTTTGCGGGCAGTCAAAGCGGATGAACGAACCAAAAAAACTCCGGTGGTAGTCATGACGTCATCCAAAGAAGAACGCGATATCGTGGAGACTTACCGGCTCGGCGTCAATTCTTACATTGTCAAACCGGTCGATTTTGAAAAATTTATGAAATCAGTAGCGGATATCGGTTTGTATTGGTTACTGCTTAACCAAGTACGTCCTTAG